Proteins from a single region of Streptomyces sp. Tu 3180:
- a CDS encoding trypsin-like peptidase domain-containing protein, with protein sequence MTSAGEPGSAWERGTARVLDDGRPVGVAFLIPGRMLLTCAHVVASTANLPEDEPLPDSLPVTLDFPLLPGRSEVTAHVHFSVPVAGDSSGDVAVLQLSGEPPVGAVPLRIVEAEDLAGHRWRAFGFPRYPGRGGSRDAGIWTRGIVEGREGTGWWQLTCDENAPFSLAGGFSGAPVWDEEHGGVIGVVVAVEGDQRRRTGYALTVESLTREWPQLRRRLLADTPYRELLSFTERDRAVFHGRTNETQRLIELIEQQQVPVLPVLGPSGVGKSSLVGAGLLGHLDSDRYVIARLPHGLRLTAEELLAWALASAGDADTMQPGWHDRWSALARQLTDEQGIRAAVEQTLARHGGRSRLVLVADQFETLLADAPDTARRLDAVLGVLTARRTDGSRPAQAVVVTRIDYLSHIEQLPQLRTAWEATSAVVQPMTRAQLREVITRPLEGHAGVRFADGLVERLLQDTPPGPAALPMLEYALSRLWERQERGWLTTTAYQELGGVEGALAKDAESRLWAWADETERQALERIFIQLVRPGEQLDAGERGPDTRRVAAGTEFSAGDWALIHRLASTRLIVVTRRPTGRDTAELAHQALVEKWPQLQRWVEENREFRSWQEGLRRSLQAWQEQGRPQARVLSQEQVTEARRWIGRRAAEIPVEEAEFVEASAQVQQRRARRRRLLLASFAVLTALVLVAVFLATRSARSSSEQRALAASRSLTEQSRQQTSADPALAARLALAAQHISPTPQTRAQLLSAVYSPVQATLTGHTKAVESVAFSPDGKALVTSGNDGTARLWDVAGHRQLASLDGRSSQVHTAVFSPDGRTLVTSHNGWEVRLWDVRTRKQTAVLTGAGSPALFSPDGDTIVTGGEQGKVLLWDARTHQKVDELRVHRSDEGAWPSHLAFTPDGTTLAVTVIGFRASKSDQSRVQLWDVREGRRTAILKGHTGQVASLAFSPDGETLATGASDATARLWDVRGHRPLATLPGHSGTVWAVAFSPDGRILASGSQDRSIWLWDVGERTAVTALNSHTGDVDALAFSPDGAMLASGSTDATVRLWDMRVGQPLATIAVDSSVPQTVISTPRAEYSPDGKVLAVSDDTGAVRLYDARTRRTLGRLTGHRGKVNSVRFSPDGRLVAASSNDSPAVVLWDARTRRRLATLDGHRRPVQSVLFSPDGRTLATSSYIDGTTRLWSVRRHEQLASIAAGAGWTVFSPDGRTLVTGGFQSSSVQLVDVRTRRRLGTLDAVNKMVHSVTFSPDGSTLAMASGDGKLRLWEVSRRRLTATLVGHTDTAQSVSFTPDGKTLVSSGRDSAVRLWDARTHRRLATLTGHTGIVWSAVVSPDGKTLATFGDDRTIRLWDIESHRQLALYTGHTSPVNSALFSPDGNTLVTSSSDLTVRLWDTRALRDLATLTDRACTLAGRSLTEQEWDRYVPDGVAYHRICP encoded by the coding sequence GTGACGTCGGCGGGCGAGCCGGGTTCCGCGTGGGAGCGCGGAACGGCCCGGGTACTGGACGACGGCCGTCCGGTCGGGGTGGCGTTCCTGATCCCCGGACGGATGCTGCTCACGTGCGCCCACGTCGTCGCCTCCACCGCGAACCTCCCGGAGGACGAACCGCTGCCGGATTCCCTTCCGGTCACCCTTGATTTTCCGCTGCTGCCCGGGCGGTCCGAGGTCACGGCCCACGTGCACTTCAGCGTGCCCGTGGCCGGTGACAGCAGCGGCGATGTCGCCGTCCTGCAGCTGAGTGGCGAGCCCCCGGTGGGTGCCGTGCCCCTGCGGATCGTGGAGGCGGAGGATCTGGCCGGGCACCGCTGGCGGGCCTTCGGCTTTCCGAGATACCCGGGGCGAGGCGGCAGCAGGGACGCCGGGATCTGGACCCGCGGCATCGTCGAGGGCCGCGAGGGTACCGGCTGGTGGCAGCTGACCTGCGACGAAAACGCACCGTTTTCACTGGCAGGAGGCTTCAGCGGGGCGCCGGTCTGGGACGAGGAACACGGCGGTGTCATCGGCGTCGTCGTCGCCGTCGAGGGGGACCAGCGGCGCCGGACCGGCTACGCCCTCACCGTGGAGTCCCTCACCCGGGAGTGGCCCCAGCTGCGCAGAAGGCTGCTGGCGGACACCCCGTACCGCGAACTGCTGTCGTTCACCGAGCGCGACCGCGCCGTTTTCCACGGCCGTACGAACGAGACGCAGCGGCTGATCGAACTCATCGAGCAGCAGCAGGTACCTGTCCTGCCCGTGCTCGGACCCTCCGGAGTCGGCAAGTCCTCGCTGGTCGGCGCCGGCCTGCTCGGACACCTCGACAGCGACCGGTATGTGATCGCCCGCCTGCCCCACGGGCTGCGCCTCACCGCCGAGGAGTTGCTGGCCTGGGCCCTGGCCTCGGCGGGAGATGCGGACACCATGCAGCCGGGCTGGCACGACCGCTGGTCGGCACTGGCCCGGCAGCTCACCGACGAGCAGGGCATCCGTGCCGCCGTGGAGCAGACACTGGCCCGCCACGGTGGACGATCCCGGCTGGTGCTGGTGGCCGACCAGTTCGAAACGCTGCTCGCGGACGCGCCCGACACCGCCCGCCGGCTGGACGCCGTGCTCGGGGTCCTGACGGCCCGCCGCACGGACGGCAGCCGTCCCGCCCAGGCCGTGGTCGTCACCCGGATCGACTACCTCTCGCACATCGAGCAGCTCCCCCAGCTCCGTACAGCATGGGAAGCCACCTCCGCAGTGGTCCAGCCGATGACGCGGGCGCAACTGCGGGAGGTGATCACCCGCCCGCTGGAGGGGCACGCTGGGGTCCGGTTCGCCGACGGCCTGGTCGAGCGACTGCTGCAGGACACCCCGCCCGGCCCGGCCGCGCTGCCGATGCTGGAGTACGCCCTGAGCCGACTGTGGGAGCGACAGGAACGCGGGTGGCTGACCACCACCGCGTACCAGGAGCTCGGCGGCGTGGAGGGGGCCCTGGCGAAAGACGCCGAGAGCAGGCTGTGGGCCTGGGCGGACGAGACCGAGCGGCAGGCACTGGAGCGGATCTTCATCCAGCTCGTGCGTCCCGGCGAGCAACTGGACGCCGGGGAACGCGGCCCGGACACCCGTCGGGTCGCCGCCGGCACCGAGTTTTCCGCGGGCGACTGGGCGTTGATCCACCGCCTGGCGAGCACGCGGCTGATCGTGGTGACGCGCCGCCCGACGGGGCGGGACACCGCTGAGCTCGCGCACCAGGCACTGGTGGAGAAGTGGCCGCAGCTGCAACGCTGGGTCGAGGAGAACCGGGAGTTCCGCAGCTGGCAGGAGGGCCTGCGCCGTTCCTTGCAGGCATGGCAGGAGCAGGGCCGCCCGCAGGCACGGGTTCTCAGCCAGGAACAGGTCACGGAGGCGCGGCGGTGGATCGGCCGACGCGCCGCCGAAATACCCGTCGAAGAGGCCGAGTTCGTCGAGGCCAGTGCTCAGGTCCAGCAGCGTCGCGCCCGTCGGCGCCGCCTGCTCCTCGCGAGCTTCGCCGTGCTCACCGCACTGGTCCTCGTCGCGGTCTTTCTGGCCACCCGCAGCGCCCGCAGCAGCAGTGAGCAGCGGGCCCTGGCCGCCAGCCGGAGCCTGACGGAGCAGAGCCGGCAGCAGACCAGCGCCGACCCGGCCCTGGCGGCTCGCCTCGCCCTGGCCGCTCAGCACATCTCCCCGACTCCGCAGACCCGCGCGCAGCTCCTGTCCGCGGTGTACTCACCCGTACAGGCCACCCTCACGGGGCATACCAAAGCGGTGGAGTCGGTCGCCTTCAGCCCGGATGGCAAGGCTCTCGTGACCAGCGGAAACGACGGCACGGCACGGCTGTGGGACGTGGCGGGGCACCGGCAGCTGGCTTCGCTCGACGGCCGCAGCAGCCAGGTGCACACGGCGGTGTTCAGCCCCGACGGCAGGACCCTCGTCACCAGTCACAACGGGTGGGAGGTACGACTGTGGGACGTCCGCACCCGAAAGCAGACCGCTGTCCTGACCGGCGCCGGAAGCCCGGCCCTCTTCAGTCCGGACGGAGACACGATCGTCACCGGAGGTGAGCAGGGCAAGGTCCTGCTGTGGGACGCCCGTACCCATCAGAAGGTCGACGAACTCCGGGTCCACCGCAGCGACGAGGGGGCCTGGCCCTCCCACCTGGCATTCACTCCGGACGGCACGACCCTCGCCGTCACCGTCATCGGCTTCCGCGCCAGCAAGAGCGACCAGTCCAGGGTGCAGCTCTGGGACGTGCGGGAGGGGCGGCGCACGGCCATCCTGAAAGGCCATACGGGGCAGGTGGCTTCGCTGGCGTTCAGCCCGGACGGCGAGACGCTGGCCACGGGGGCGAGTGACGCCACGGCGCGCCTGTGGGACGTGCGCGGGCACCGCCCACTGGCCACGCTCCCAGGACACAGTGGCACCGTGTGGGCCGTGGCGTTCAGCCCGGACGGCCGGATCCTGGCGAGTGGATCCCAGGACCGTTCCATCTGGCTGTGGGACGTGGGGGAGCGCACGGCCGTGACCGCGCTGAACAGCCATACCGGGGATGTGGACGCACTCGCGTTCAGTCCGGACGGCGCAATGCTGGCCAGCGGGTCCACGGACGCCACGGTCCGGCTGTGGGACATGCGGGTCGGGCAGCCGCTCGCCACGATCGCCGTGGACAGTTCGGTACCACAGACCGTGATCTCGACCCCCCGAGCCGAGTACAGCCCCGACGGGAAGGTACTGGCGGTCAGCGACGACACCGGGGCCGTCCGCCTGTACGACGCCCGTACGCGGCGCACGCTGGGCCGGCTGACCGGGCACAGGGGCAAGGTGAACTCGGTACGGTTCAGCCCGGACGGCAGGTTGGTCGCCGCGAGCAGCAACGACAGTCCGGCGGTCGTGCTGTGGGACGCGCGCACCCGCCGTCGCCTCGCCACCCTCGACGGCCACCGCAGGCCCGTGCAGTCCGTCCTCTTCAGCCCGGACGGCCGGACCCTCGCCACCAGCAGCTACATCGACGGAACGACCCGCCTGTGGAGCGTACGGAGGCACGAGCAGCTGGCGTCCATCGCCGCCGGGGCCGGCTGGACGGTCTTCAGTCCGGACGGCCGGACCCTCGTGACCGGCGGCTTCCAGTCCTCGTCCGTGCAGCTGGTGGATGTCCGGACCCGCCGTCGCCTCGGCACTCTCGACGCGGTCAACAAGATGGTCCACTCCGTCACCTTCAGCCCGGACGGCAGCACCCTGGCCATGGCGAGCGGGGACGGAAAGCTGAGGCTGTGGGAGGTGAGCCGCCGCCGCCTCACCGCCACACTCGTGGGGCACACCGACACGGCGCAGTCGGTTTCCTTCACCCCGGACGGGAAGACCCTCGTCAGCAGCGGCCGGGACAGCGCGGTGAGACTGTGGGACGCGCGCACCCACCGTCGGCTCGCCACCCTCACGGGCCACACCGGCATCGTCTGGTCGGCCGTCGTCAGCCCGGACGGGAAGACCCTGGCAACGTTCGGCGACGACCGCACCATTCGCCTCTGGGACATCGAGTCCCACCGGCAGTTGGCCCTGTACACCGGGCACACCAGTCCCGTGAACTCGGCCCTCTTCTCCCCGGACGGGAACACCCTCGTCACCAGCAGCTCCGATCTGACCGTACGGCTGTGGGACACCCGCGCCTTGCGTGACCTCGCCACCCTCACCGACCGGGCATGCACGCTCGCGGGCCGGTCCCTGACAGAACAGGAATGGGACCGCTACGTCCCCGACGGAGTCGCGTACCACCGGATATGCCCCTGA
- a CDS encoding CU044_2847 family protein, translating to MYLSVPFEDGEVFVVELSDEQGSGVIRASRGEELFETSADTFESGMARVQRVAATMLERLADLPRSPDHVRAEFGLRVTAEAGLVVAKGSGDAHIRLELEWNRPEGGT from the coding sequence GTGTACCTGAGTGTCCCCTTCGAAGACGGTGAGGTCTTCGTAGTCGAGTTGTCCGACGAGCAGGGTTCCGGGGTGATCCGGGCGAGTCGCGGTGAGGAGCTCTTCGAGACGTCCGCCGATACGTTCGAATCGGGCATGGCCCGGGTGCAGCGGGTGGCCGCGACCATGCTGGAGCGGCTGGCGGATCTGCCGCGCAGTCCTGATCACGTCCGTGCGGAGTTCGGACTCCGGGTCACGGCGGAGGCGGGCCTGGTCGTGGCGAAGGGATCCGGGGACGCGCACATCAGGCTGGAGCTGGAGTGGAACCGCCCAGAAGGCGGCACGTGA
- a CDS encoding transposase, producing MLEGEITDHLGYDEHDPAGKDGGNSHERQTLQDRTDRRRTGGARGARARDGSFEPKTVRKRQRRPTGVDETVISPSGKDPTTGEVQACWTMRWKTMLNAFDITFDSRLSAVRQ from the coding sequence GTGCTGGAAGGCGAGATCACCGACCACCTCGGCTATGACGAGCATGATCCGGCCGGCAAGGACGGCGGCAACTCCCATGAGCGGCAAACGCTCCAGGACCGTACTGACCGACGTCGGACCGGTGGAGCTCGCGGGGCCCGCGCCCGGGACGGCTCGTTCGAGCCCAAGACCGTCAGGAAGCGGCAGAGGCGTCCGACCGGTGTCGACGAGACGGTGATCTCGCCGTCCGGGAAGGACCCGACCACCGGTGAGGTCCAGGCCTGCTGGACCATGCGCTGGAAGACCATGCTGAACGCCTTCGACATCACCTTCGATAGCCGGCTCTCAGCAGTCCGCCAGTAA
- a CDS encoding response regulator, whose product MSDALWIKLIGTVPAILWVAFAATVYFTLRGTLIQRMVPRLTAVRALGVEIELAAELLDRAQDESRTTVTATARRTALGRLEHAADVLQGGRMLWVDDHPEGNAPLVELFRTAGMHIDVALSTEEATPLFRRRPYDILISDLDRDGDRQAGIKMLRVLDQYGIDVPVLIYTGRFDPERGVDRRIFAATTTPVELVHYVIDLMERARLGSL is encoded by the coding sequence ATGTCCGACGCCTTATGGATCAAGCTCATCGGAACGGTCCCTGCAATACTCTGGGTGGCCTTCGCCGCCACCGTGTACTTCACCCTGCGAGGGACGCTCATCCAACGGATGGTGCCACGGCTGACTGCTGTACGAGCCCTGGGTGTCGAGATCGAACTCGCTGCCGAGTTGCTCGATCGCGCTCAGGATGAGAGCCGGACGACTGTCACCGCGACCGCCAGGCGCACAGCACTGGGCAGGCTGGAGCACGCTGCCGATGTATTGCAGGGCGGGAGGATGCTGTGGGTTGACGATCACCCGGAAGGAAATGCTCCGCTTGTTGAGCTCTTCCGGACGGCCGGCATGCACATCGACGTAGCTCTGTCGACGGAGGAAGCCACGCCCCTGTTCCGCCGGAGGCCATACGACATCCTCATCAGCGATCTGGATCGGGACGGCGATCGGCAGGCAGGCATCAAGATGCTGCGCGTGTTGGACCAGTACGGAATTGACGTGCCCGTGTTGATCTATACAGGGCGGTTCGATCCCGAGAGGGGCGTTGATCGAAGAATCTTCGCTGCCACCACCACGCCGGTCGAACTGGTCCATTACGTGATTGATCTTATGGAGCGGGCACGGTTGGGGTCCCTCTGA
- a CDS encoding DUF6228 family protein, which yields MIDYDDSGRPVVRVGDPGSARLLLSEPIRPFEDEPTLDFLVRACGPWGNVETSVQTWDGDGLDTFLASLAEDFRGREGVRTWHSLCCDLTLSAEHRPGGHVQLTWGIHDRAPSEEWHSATTTVHAAGEDVRNLAAEIHTLIASVAKWPKGPQGGAPPREMTSQGKGPGPIMIRGL from the coding sequence GTGATCGACTACGACGATTCCGGTCGCCCTGTGGTCCGGGTGGGAGACCCCGGTTCCGCCCGCCTACTGCTCTCCGAGCCGATACGACCGTTCGAGGACGAACCAACGCTCGACTTCCTCGTCAGGGCCTGCGGGCCATGGGGAAATGTCGAGACCTCGGTGCAGACCTGGGACGGCGACGGCCTCGACACCTTCCTCGCGTCGCTTGCCGAAGACTTCCGGGGCCGGGAAGGAGTGCGCACCTGGCACTCCCTTTGCTGCGACCTGACTCTCTCGGCGGAGCACCGTCCCGGTGGCCACGTCCAACTGACCTGGGGCATCCACGACCGAGCGCCCTCCGAGGAATGGCATTCCGCGACCACCACGGTGCACGCGGCAGGCGAAGACGTGCGCAACCTTGCCGCCGAGATTCATACGCTCATCGCGAGCGTCGCGAAGTGGCCGAAAGGGCCCCAAGGCGGCGCCCCACCACGTGAGATGACGTCTCAGGGCAAAGGGCCCGGACCGATCATGATCCGAGGCCTTTGA
- a CDS encoding SDR family oxidoreductase, with the protein MSTRRDTALVTGASSGIGAAYARRLAVRGWDTVLVARRAQRLDDLAQRLREETATTVETLVADLSEPDDLARVARRAAGDDIGFLLNNAGINGYGPFAGLEPELMTKVLGVNVLAVTALTRAAVPAMLERGHGTLVNVASQLAFAGALPPHPLPERAVYGGTKGYVVTFTRTLAAELAGTPLRVQVLCPGLTATEFHRSRGDEPVRGREQSVHEEGGMPVDQVVDASLAALDAGEVVCVPGLEDPAPITALAEAELAIRTAARRGGG; encoded by the coding sequence GTGAGCACACGACGTGACACGGCCCTGGTGACGGGGGCCTCCTCCGGTATCGGCGCGGCCTACGCGCGACGACTGGCCGTCCGGGGATGGGACACCGTCCTCGTGGCCAGGAGGGCGCAACGGCTCGACGACCTGGCACAGCGGCTGCGCGAGGAGACCGCCACCACGGTGGAGACCCTCGTGGCCGACCTGTCCGAGCCCGACGACCTGGCACGGGTGGCGCGGCGTGCGGCGGGCGACGACATCGGGTTCCTCCTCAACAACGCGGGGATCAACGGCTACGGTCCGTTCGCCGGACTCGAACCGGAACTCATGACGAAGGTCCTCGGCGTCAACGTCCTCGCCGTCACCGCGCTGACGCGGGCGGCGGTCCCGGCCATGCTGGAACGCGGGCACGGCACCCTGGTCAACGTGGCCTCGCAGTTGGCCTTCGCCGGGGCGCTGCCGCCGCATCCGCTGCCCGAGCGCGCGGTGTACGGCGGCACCAAGGGCTACGTGGTCACCTTCACCCGCACCCTCGCCGCCGAACTGGCCGGCACCCCGTTGCGCGTCCAGGTGCTGTGTCCCGGTCTGACCGCCACCGAGTTCCACCGCTCGCGCGGTGACGAGCCGGTCCGGGGGCGTGAGCAGTCCGTGCACGAGGAGGGCGGCATGCCCGTGGACCAGGTGGTCGACGCCTCGCTGGCCGCTCTGGACGCCGGAGAGGTGGTGTGCGTACCGGGGCTCGAGGACCCGGCCCCGATCACCGCCCTGGCGGAGGCGGAACTGGCGATCCGCACGGCGGCCCGCCGGGGAGGCGGCTGA
- a CDS encoding VOC family protein, with protein MAVPNMVIVYVSDAPASARFYAELFDIEPSFETPRFVSFRLTDGFDLALWSGVPDRLTAPRTSELCVTVDGGPEQVDQQFQDWTAKGVRTVEEPHDEVFGRTFVVADPDGNLIRVAPVD; from the coding sequence ATGGCAGTCCCGAACATGGTCATCGTCTACGTCTCCGACGCACCGGCGTCCGCCCGCTTCTACGCGGAACTGTTCGACATCGAGCCGAGTTTCGAAACACCCCGGTTCGTCTCGTTCCGCCTCACCGACGGGTTCGACCTGGCCCTGTGGAGCGGGGTCCCGGACCGTTTGACGGCGCCGCGCACCAGTGAACTGTGCGTGACCGTGGACGGCGGTCCCGAACAGGTCGACCAGCAGTTCCAGGACTGGACCGCGAAGGGCGTCAGGACGGTGGAGGAACCCCACGACGAGGTGTTCGGCCGCACCTTCGTCGTCGCCGACCCCGACGGCAACCTGATCAGGGTGGCACCCGTCGACTGA
- a CDS encoding WYL domain-containing protein produces MTPDRFFSLLLALQTREAVTAADLADRLGVSVRTVLRDLRWLQEAGFPVLVERGRWGGVTLLPGGALDTSRLTPAERDHLALHGLDDEQRHQLGAGAESRRARAKVAARPQPATSRLPISAVVTTDNRPWFGRDAEGADPSAVVGDVRRGVRLRIRYRRSEEVEPAWQVVDPYGLLAKAGRWYLVADRSGVPRLYALERLVDWRPMRAPRRLRPGTTLADVVTELTSRWETVDAVRVHARLAARQLDRAGRILGSRLTVRSREGEEVTITVACREIEDVRQLLPFADDLTVTDPPEARDRIRELAARILHRYAQDPSGRSGS; encoded by the coding sequence ATGACCCCGGATCGCTTCTTCTCCCTGCTGCTGGCCCTCCAGACCCGAGAGGCCGTCACCGCGGCCGATCTCGCGGACCGGCTCGGGGTCTCGGTGCGCACCGTGCTGAGAGACCTGCGGTGGCTGCAGGAGGCGGGGTTTCCGGTACTGGTCGAGCGCGGCCGCTGGGGCGGGGTGACGCTGCTGCCCGGCGGCGCACTCGACACCTCGCGGCTCACTCCGGCCGAGCGCGACCACCTCGCGCTCCACGGCCTGGACGACGAGCAGCGACACCAGCTGGGCGCCGGTGCCGAGAGCCGCCGGGCCCGCGCGAAGGTCGCCGCACGACCACAGCCGGCGACGTCTCGCCTGCCGATCAGCGCCGTCGTCACCACCGACAACAGACCCTGGTTCGGCCGGGACGCCGAGGGGGCCGATCCGAGCGCCGTCGTCGGTGACGTACGCCGCGGCGTGCGGCTGCGCATCCGCTACCGGCGCTCCGAAGAGGTCGAGCCGGCCTGGCAGGTCGTCGATCCGTACGGTCTCCTGGCCAAAGCGGGCCGGTGGTACCTCGTCGCCGACCGCTCGGGAGTCCCCCGGCTGTACGCCCTCGAACGGCTCGTCGACTGGCGGCCGATGCGCGCCCCGCGCCGGCTGCGCCCCGGGACGACCCTCGCCGACGTGGTGACGGAACTGACCTCGCGCTGGGAGACGGTCGATGCCGTGCGGGTACACGCACGGCTCGCCGCCCGCCAGCTCGATCGTGCCGGGCGCATCCTCGGCTCCCGTCTGACCGTGCGGTCCCGTGAGGGCGAGGAGGTCACGATCACGGTGGCGTGCCGGGAGATCGAGGACGTGCGCCAGTTGCTGCCCTTCGCGGACGACCTCACCGTGACCGATCCCCCCGAAGCCCGCGACCGGATCCGCGAGCTCGCGGCACGGATCCTTCACCGGTACGCCCAGGATCCGTCCGGGCGGTCGGGTTCCTAG
- a CDS encoding DinB family protein: MTTDNRTAPPTCGSERDTLRAFLDYHRATLAMKCEGLTDEELRRRPMPPSTLSLLGLVRHMAEVERAWFRRVFEDHDAPMVWSDEIDFQAAYDASASTRDEAFGAWEAEVENSRRIEREAESLDQVGHQPRWGREVSLRMVMMHVLLEYGRHNGHADFLREGVDGTVGA, from the coding sequence GTGACCACCGACAACCGCACAGCACCGCCCACTTGTGGCAGCGAACGCGACACGCTGCGGGCCTTCCTCGACTACCACCGCGCGACCCTCGCCATGAAGTGCGAAGGTCTCACCGACGAGGAGTTGCGACGGCGGCCGATGCCGCCGTCCACGCTTTCGCTGCTCGGCCTGGTGCGGCACATGGCGGAGGTGGAGCGTGCTTGGTTCCGTCGGGTGTTCGAGGACCACGACGCGCCCATGGTCTGGTCCGACGAGATCGACTTCCAGGCGGCGTACGACGCGAGCGCGTCGACCAGGGACGAGGCGTTCGGAGCCTGGGAGGCCGAGGTGGAGAACTCGCGCCGTATCGAGCGCGAGGCGGAGTCCCTGGACCAGGTGGGACATCAGCCGCGATGGGGCCGGGAGGTATCGCTGCGGATGGTGATGATGCACGTGCTCCTGGAGTACGGCCGCCACAACGGGCACGCGGACTTCCTGCGTGAGGGCGTCGACGGGACCGTGGGCGCCTGA
- a CDS encoding IS701 family transposase, whose protein sequence is MGGDLADVRLWAGELDALHERFVHRFSRSEPRESALAYMRGLIAPLQRKNGWTLAEEAGHEGPDRIQRMLNRIEWDADEVLDDVRDYVVEHLGDQDAVLIVDDTGFLKKGTRSAGVQRQYSGAAGRTENCQVGVFLGYATARGRTLIDRRLYLPTSWTEDRERCRRAGIGDEVAFATKVAMAKAMVRRAIADRIPFRWVTADAAYGFSKGWRSELEQADVFHVMATTRHDTVVTRWSIDHSVHELFPGLPRQKWKRRSCGEGAHGRRIYDWARVEVRPWHREDRRHWVLARRSVSRPEEISYYIAYCPAGTTLDELIRIAGSRWAIEECFQSAKQECGLDDYQVRRYPGWHRHMTLAMAAHACLTVLRARQLDAEKAETDPPSSSTSASPRSDA, encoded by the coding sequence ATGGGTGGGGACCTTGCTGATGTCAGGTTGTGGGCAGGTGAGCTGGACGCTCTGCATGAGCGGTTCGTGCACCGGTTCAGCAGGTCGGAGCCGCGGGAGTCGGCGCTGGCCTATATGCGGGGGCTGATCGCTCCGCTGCAGCGCAAGAACGGCTGGACGCTGGCGGAGGAGGCCGGTCATGAGGGTCCGGACCGTATCCAGCGGATGCTGAACCGGATCGAGTGGGACGCCGATGAGGTCCTCGACGACGTGCGGGACTACGTCGTCGAGCATCTCGGCGACCAGGACGCGGTGCTGATCGTGGACGACACCGGCTTCCTGAAGAAGGGGACGCGCTCGGCCGGGGTCCAGCGGCAGTACTCCGGCGCGGCCGGGCGGACGGAGAACTGCCAGGTCGGCGTCTTCCTCGGCTATGCGACCGCTCGCGGCAGGACGTTGATCGACCGCCGGTTGTATCTGCCCACGTCCTGGACGGAGGACCGGGAACGGTGCCGGCGGGCCGGCATCGGCGACGAGGTGGCCTTCGCCACCAAGGTGGCCATGGCCAAGGCGATGGTCCGCCGCGCGATCGCCGATCGCATCCCGTTCCGGTGGGTGACCGCGGACGCCGCCTACGGCTTCTCCAAGGGCTGGCGCTCCGAGCTGGAGCAGGCGGACGTCTTCCACGTCATGGCCACCACCCGCCACGACACCGTCGTCACCCGGTGGTCCATCGATCACTCCGTCCACGAGTTGTTTCCCGGCCTGCCGCGGCAGAAGTGGAAGCGCCGTTCCTGCGGCGAGGGCGCCCACGGCCGGCGGATCTACGACTGGGCCCGCGTCGAGGTGAGGCCCTGGCACCGCGAGGACCGCCGGCACTGGGTGCTGGCCCGCCGCAGCGTCAGCCGCCCCGAGGAGATCTCCTACTACATCGCCTACTGCCCGGCCGGCACGACCCTGGACGAGCTGATCCGCATCGCGGGCAGCCGCTGGGCGATCGAGGAGTGCTTCCAGAGCGCGAAGCAGGAGTGCGGCCTGGACGACTACCAGGTCCGCCGTTATCCCGGCTGGCACCGCCACATGACCCTGGCCATGGCCGCCCACGCCTGCCTGACCGTCCTGCGCGCCCGCCAGCTGGATGCGGAGAAAGCAGAAACGGATCCTCCCAGCTCATCCACCTCAGCCTCGCCGAGATCCGACGCCTGA